The following coding sequences lie in one Peribacillus frigoritolerans genomic window:
- the tatC gene encoding twin-arginine translocase subunit TatC, protein MEELRSRIIKTLIGFVAFFIVSFIFVQDIYELLIKDLEGKLAVLGPSEILWVYMIIAGVCAIAATIPLAAYQLWRFVAPALKPEERRVTFRFIPGLFILFITGISFGYFVLFPIVLGFLTSLSAGQFEMMFTAEKYFRFMINLILPFGILFEMPLVVMFLTRLGIINPAVLKKSRKISYFVLVIISILITPPDLISDILVIVPLLVLYEVSVQLSNMVYRKRLMKDESALPVT, encoded by the coding sequence ATGGAGGAACTCCGAAGCAGAATCATTAAAACACTGATAGGTTTTGTGGCTTTTTTCATAGTGAGTTTCATATTCGTACAGGATATTTATGAACTGCTCATTAAGGATTTGGAAGGAAAGCTCGCCGTGCTCGGTCCGAGTGAGATCCTGTGGGTATATATGATAATCGCTGGGGTTTGCGCAATAGCTGCAACGATTCCGCTAGCAGCCTATCAGTTATGGCGCTTTGTGGCTCCAGCTTTGAAACCGGAAGAGAGAAGAGTTACATTTCGGTTCATACCTGGGCTGTTCATTTTATTCATCACAGGTATCTCATTTGGATATTTTGTGTTGTTTCCAATAGTGCTGGGTTTCCTCACTTCCCTATCGGCCGGGCAGTTCGAGATGATGTTCACTGCGGAAAAGTATTTTCGGTTCATGATTAATTTGATCTTACCTTTCGGGATTTTATTCGAGATGCCGCTTGTGGTCATGTTCCTGACCAGATTAGGCATCATCAATCCAGCAGTGTTGAAAAAGTCTCGTAAGATTTCTTATTTCGTCCTGGTCATAATCTCGATCCTGATTACGCCTCCAGATTTAATTTCGGACATTTTGGTTATCGTCCCTTTGCTTGTGCTTTATGAAGTGAGTGTACAGCTGTCCAATATGGTTTATCGAAAAAGGCTTATGAAAGATGAGTCAGCATTACCTGTAACATGA
- a CDS encoding YitT family protein yields MKDLMKIIAGNISMTFAYAYLIVPNEIINGGVTSSALLLNALSGYNIAMLANFVTGLLLIICLVFLGKEYFFKSIVSSLSYMVFFNFFYSLNIDIDVNIVLVIIISSILIAIGYYLCITANASTVGFDVIALILHHKNEKIDIAATIRIINLIVLILGLLVYGFTSIVKGIAFTLFFSYLLKKMLDRKQKAVKSAVESVLDETSKVKEVK; encoded by the coding sequence ATGAAGGATTTGATGAAAATTATTGCAGGAAACATTTCCATGACCTTTGCCTATGCTTATTTAATCGTTCCCAATGAAATTATCAATGGCGGGGTAACTAGCTCGGCATTATTATTGAATGCATTATCAGGATATAACATTGCCATGCTAGCCAATTTCGTTACAGGATTACTGTTAATCATTTGTTTAGTTTTTCTAGGGAAAGAGTACTTTTTTAAGTCGATCGTAAGTTCCCTTAGCTATATGGTTTTTTTTAATTTTTTTTATTCATTGAACATTGATATTGATGTAAATATTGTTTTAGTGATTATCATTTCGTCGATTTTAATAGCGATAGGATATTATTTATGTATAACAGCAAATGCTTCCACAGTTGGCTTTGACGTGATTGCCTTAATTTTGCATCATAAAAATGAAAAAATTGATATTGCAGCGACGATCAGGATTATTAATCTTATTGTACTCATACTGGGCCTTCTTGTTTACGGATTTACTTCGATTGTTAAGGGAATAGCGTTTACATTGTTTTTTTCATATCTTCTCAAGAAAATGCTGGATAGAAAGCAGAAGGCCGTAAAGTCAGCAGTGGAAAGTGTGTTGGATGAAACCTCCAAGGTTAAAGAAGTAAAATGA
- a CDS encoding amino acid permease yields MKHQQEELKPGLKQRHLTMISLSGVIGAGLFVGSGIIIGQTGPGAILSYVLAGLIVVLVMRMLGEMATVNPNTGSFAVYAREGIGEWAGFTTGWLYWFFWVIVIALEATAGAAIIHSWLPSVPVWVISLSLIILLKMTNIFSVKSFGEFEYWFSIIKIISIILFLCLGVAVILGFIPTIKPPGASNLLNFGGFIPNGLSSVLVGVAIVFHAFVGVEIPAIAAGETSDPVKSVRSALNSVVWRILIFYIGSIAILVTLLPWNSASLLKSPFVAVLELLGIPSAALIMNIVILIALLSCLNSGLYTSSRMLFSLAQKGDAPKVFSKVSKNGVPIFAVFGSTIFAFISTIFSYVSPDKIFFFLVNSSGGVGILVYLAIAVSHLRLRKRMEKENPGIFKIKMWLFPYLTYATIISMISVLILMAFIDSQRPQFIFTMLFSLIVICSFFFIRRKKAKYMENELNIVSGSPNSEKL; encoded by the coding sequence ATGAAACATCAACAGGAAGAACTGAAACCAGGTCTGAAACAAAGACATTTAACGATGATATCTTTGAGTGGTGTCATAGGCGCTGGTTTATTTGTAGGAAGCGGTATCATAATTGGTCAAACAGGCCCCGGAGCGATATTATCATATGTTTTGGCAGGCTTGATCGTTGTTTTAGTCATGAGGATGCTTGGGGAAATGGCCACAGTTAATCCCAATACTGGATCTTTTGCCGTTTATGCGAGAGAGGGGATAGGTGAATGGGCCGGTTTTACAACAGGTTGGTTATATTGGTTCTTTTGGGTTATCGTAATTGCTTTGGAAGCAACAGCTGGTGCAGCAATCATACACAGCTGGCTTCCTTCCGTTCCCGTCTGGGTCATAAGTCTATCATTGATCATCCTATTGAAAATGACGAATATTTTTTCCGTAAAATCGTTTGGTGAGTTCGAATACTGGTTTTCAATCATTAAAATAATCAGTATCATACTATTTTTGTGCCTGGGTGTGGCAGTGATATTAGGGTTTATTCCAACGATAAAACCACCCGGCGCTTCCAATCTTTTGAATTTTGGCGGTTTTATTCCGAATGGGCTAAGTTCTGTGCTCGTTGGCGTCGCCATTGTTTTTCATGCATTTGTTGGAGTGGAGATTCCAGCGATTGCCGCGGGTGAGACCAGTGATCCGGTAAAATCAGTTAGAAGTGCATTGAATAGTGTCGTTTGGCGAATCCTGATTTTCTATATTGGGTCCATTGCCATACTAGTGACGCTATTACCCTGGAATTCGGCTTCTTTGCTGAAAAGTCCATTTGTTGCCGTCCTTGAATTGCTGGGGATCCCTTCTGCTGCCCTGATCATGAATATAGTGATTCTCATTGCATTGCTATCCTGTTTGAATTCGGGATTATATACGAGTTCACGCATGTTATTTTCACTTGCACAAAAGGGCGACGCTCCAAAGGTATTTTCAAAAGTGAGCAAGAACGGCGTTCCTATATTTGCTGTATTCGGCTCTACTATATTTGCCTTTATCAGCACCATTTTCAGTTATGTTTCACCTGATAAAATCTTTTTCTTTTTAGTGAATTCCTCAGGTGGAGTCGGAATTCTTGTTTATCTGGCCATTGCGGTTTCCCATCTCCGATTAAGGAAGAGAATGGAGAAAGAAAATCCTGGAATTTTCAAGATCAAGATGTGGCTATTCCCGTATTTGACTTATGCAACCATAATTTCCATGATTTCCGTGTTAATATTAATGGCCTTTATCGATTCGCAGCGTCCACAGTTTATCTTTACCATGCTATTTAGCTTGATCGTTATCTGTTCATTCTTTTTCATTCGAAGAAAAAAAGCGAAGTATATGGAGAATGAATTAAATATTGTTTCTGGTTCCCCTAATTCTGAAAAGTTATAG
- the phnX gene encoding phosphonoacetaldehyde hydrolase yields MENAKECKEVQAVIFDWAGTMVDYGCFAPVQAFGETFRIRGIDITIREAREPMGLLKMDHIMELLKMKRISNLWSAKFGKEPDERDLKSLYKDFEALLFKVLKENAKPIPGVIDLVSRLRQQGIKIGSTTGYTREMIDVVKEEAEKWGYQPDSIVASNEVPTGRPAPWMCFKTAMNLQVYPLSKIVKVGDTISDIKEGISAGMWTVAVLKGGSEIGLSEAEINAMDPYDLQKRMKHAENRFWNAGADFVIDEIGDLLEIIDRINYRLTEKKDIFIG; encoded by the coding sequence TTGGAAAATGCAAAAGAATGCAAAGAGGTTCAGGCAGTCATATTCGATTGGGCAGGAACGATGGTGGATTATGGTTGTTTTGCGCCGGTCCAAGCATTTGGAGAGACTTTCAGGATAAGGGGGATAGATATTACCATTAGGGAAGCAAGGGAACCTATGGGTTTATTGAAAATGGATCATATAATGGAACTCCTGAAAATGAAACGAATCTCCAATTTATGGAGTGCTAAATTCGGGAAAGAACCGGACGAAAGAGATCTTAAATCATTATATAAGGACTTTGAGGCTTTGCTTTTTAAGGTTCTCAAGGAGAACGCCAAGCCAATACCAGGCGTGATTGACTTAGTCAGCCGATTAAGGCAGCAAGGAATAAAAATCGGTTCGACAACAGGGTATACTCGTGAAATGATTGATGTTGTTAAGGAAGAGGCGGAAAAATGGGGCTATCAACCAGATTCCATCGTTGCGTCTAACGAAGTGCCGACAGGAAGGCCTGCCCCTTGGATGTGCTTTAAGACGGCGATGAATCTCCAAGTGTATCCACTCAGCAAAATCGTTAAAGTCGGCGATACGATCAGTGACATCAAAGAAGGCATTTCTGCGGGAATGTGGACTGTTGCCGTATTGAAGGGCGGCAGTGAAATCGGCCTTTCAGAAGCAGAGATCAACGCAATGGACCCATATGATCTGCAAAAACGGATGAAGCATGCAGAAAATCGTTTTTGGAATGCAGGTGCCGATTTCGTAATTGATGAAATAGGTGATTTATTGGAGATCATCGATAGGATCAACTACAGATTGACAGAAAAAAAGGATATATTTATTGGTTAA
- the xsc gene encoding sulfoacetaldehyde acetyltransferase produces the protein MVETKMLRGTKVKMTPSEAIVETLVAEGVKHISGILGSAFMDMLDLLPTAGIRFIGVRHEQSAAHMEDAYCRVSGVAGVVIGQNGPGMTNMVTSVAAANQAHTPMVVISPSAGTPTVGWDGFQECDQVSIFKAITKETVRVTHPGRVADCLRTAFRIAYAERGPVLFDIPRDYFYGEVEDQILQPHQYRVDERGCGSSASLDRAAEILAEAEYPVIISGRGTVDSDGIEEIKNIAEYLTAPVAVSYMHNDAFPADHPLSVGPIGYMGSKAAMNTLKKADVILAVGTRLSVFGTLPCYDIDYFPKDAQIIQIDINPRQIARTHPVEVGIIGDAREASHEILKRLKASKPNLKQEKKRMVEVTNEKQKWEEELVRLAMIDGTPINPRRALLELTKVLPENAIVTTDIGNVSSTANAYLKFNQSRRHIAALTFGNTGFAYPSALGAKLAEPNTPVLAIVGDGAWGMSLHEVSTAVEENIPVIACVFNNNAWCAEKKNQVDFYNNRFVGADIQNPDFAEVARSMGAVGIRVEKADELGAVIEEAIKSNKPTVIDIQVDGTQLAPPFRKDALKMPTRLLEKYSHLDHKNWDK, from the coding sequence ATGGTCGAAACAAAAATGTTAAGAGGTACGAAAGTTAAAATGACACCAAGTGAAGCCATCGTTGAGACATTGGTGGCCGAGGGAGTTAAACATATCTCGGGAATTCTGGGATCTGCTTTCATGGATATGCTTGATTTATTGCCAACTGCAGGCATTCGTTTCATTGGTGTCCGCCATGAACAAAGTGCAGCACATATGGAAGATGCCTATTGTCGTGTCTCCGGGGTTGCAGGAGTTGTCATCGGGCAAAACGGACCTGGAATGACGAATATGGTCACCTCTGTTGCAGCGGCCAATCAAGCTCATACTCCTATGGTGGTCATATCACCTTCAGCTGGTACACCAACGGTTGGATGGGATGGTTTTCAAGAATGTGATCAGGTTTCCATCTTCAAGGCCATCACGAAAGAAACGGTTAGAGTGACACACCCTGGCCGGGTCGCTGATTGCCTCAGGACAGCATTTCGGATTGCCTATGCCGAGAGGGGGCCGGTTTTATTCGATATTCCCCGTGATTACTTCTATGGTGAAGTGGAAGATCAAATACTTCAACCACATCAATATCGCGTAGATGAACGGGGCTGCGGATCATCTGCATCATTGGATAGAGCAGCTGAAATTTTAGCTGAAGCTGAGTATCCTGTCATCATTTCCGGCAGGGGAACGGTTGATTCGGATGGCATTGAAGAAATTAAGAATATTGCAGAATATTTAACAGCACCGGTAGCTGTCTCCTATATGCATAATGATGCCTTTCCTGCTGATCATCCATTATCAGTCGGCCCAATCGGTTACATGGGTTCAAAGGCTGCCATGAATACACTTAAGAAAGCGGACGTCATATTGGCGGTCGGTACTAGATTATCGGTATTTGGAACGCTACCATGCTATGACATTGATTATTTCCCTAAAGATGCGCAAATCATCCAAATAGATATTAACCCGAGGCAAATAGCGAGGACGCACCCTGTGGAAGTTGGGATCATAGGAGATGCCCGTGAAGCTAGCCATGAAATCTTAAAACGGTTGAAGGCTAGTAAACCTAACCTGAAACAAGAAAAAAAGCGGATGGTCGAAGTAACGAATGAAAAACAAAAATGGGAAGAAGAATTGGTGAGACTTGCGATGATTGATGGAACGCCAATCAATCCGCGTCGAGCCCTTTTGGAATTGACTAAAGTGTTGCCTGAAAATGCCATCGTTACTACAGATATCGGTAATGTATCGTCAACTGCAAACGCTTACTTAAAGTTCAACCAGAGCCGCAGGCATATCGCTGCGCTTACATTCGGGAACACGGGATTTGCTTACCCATCCGCACTTGGTGCAAAGTTAGCTGAGCCGAATACGCCTGTTTTAGCCATTGTTGGAGATGGCGCGTGGGGCATGAGCTTACATGAAGTGAGTACGGCTGTTGAAGAAAATATACCGGTCATAGCATGTGTCTTCAATAATAATGCATGGTGTGCAGAGAAAAAGAATCAGGTCGATTTTTATAATAACCGTTTTGTAGGGGCGGATATCCAAAATCCTGATTTCGCAGAAGTTGCCCGATCAATGGGTGCTGTTGGTATTAGAGTCGAAAAAGCTGACGAGTTAGGGGCTGTCATTGAAGAAGCAATAAAATCAAATAAACCGACTGTCATTGATATACAAGTCGATGGAACGCAATTGGCTCCGCCATTCAGAAAAGATGCATTAAAAATGCCTACTAGATTATTAGAAAAATATTCTCATTTAGATCATAAAAACTGGGATAAATAA
- a CDS encoding aminotransferase has translation METETKDLVQMDKDHLWHAMHRYNEKDAPMMATEGSGSWFTDAKGDKYLDGVSGLWCLNLGHGRKEIAQAAYEQMVNLSYFPLTLSHKPAIELSAKISEHLKGSYTTFFTNSGSEANETAFKIARQYHSQNGNQGKYKFISRYRAYHGNTFGALSATAQANRRVKYDPAVPGFLHVPPPYSYRSPFGENVENSDLLAAEYIDQVINFEGAETVAGVILEPFISGGGVLIPSEEYLTRVSEICKKHDVLLIVDEVVSGFGRTGKMFGFMHSDGVQPDIVTMAKGLTSGYLPLGATAVNSRIYEKFKENGNLNHFRHVSTYGGHPASCAVALKNIEILENEKIVQRVSELSESTLSELFKLTALDKVGEVRGVGFLYGIELVEDKKAKTPVSDEFMGKIIGACKEKGLIIGRNGDTVPGYGNVLIIAPPLSSTVEDLRFVIETVKSVLYELC, from the coding sequence ATGGAAACTGAAACGAAAGACCTTGTTCAAATGGATAAAGACCATTTATGGCATGCGATGCATCGCTATAATGAAAAGGATGCTCCCATGATGGCTACAGAAGGATCCGGCTCATGGTTCACAGATGCTAAAGGGGATAAATATTTAGATGGGGTTTCCGGTTTATGGTGCTTGAACCTGGGTCATGGAAGAAAAGAGATTGCCCAGGCAGCGTATGAACAAATGGTTAATTTATCCTACTTCCCTTTAACGTTAAGCCATAAGCCGGCAATCGAATTATCTGCAAAAATAAGTGAGCATTTAAAGGGCTCCTATACAACGTTTTTTACGAACAGCGGCTCTGAGGCGAATGAGACAGCTTTTAAAATAGCCAGGCAATATCATTCCCAAAATGGCAATCAGGGTAAATACAAATTCATCTCTAGGTACAGAGCTTATCATGGCAATACTTTTGGCGCGCTAAGCGCGACCGCACAGGCAAACCGGAGAGTGAAATATGATCCGGCGGTTCCAGGTTTCCTGCATGTGCCACCGCCGTATAGTTATCGAAGCCCGTTTGGGGAAAACGTTGAAAACTCCGATTTGCTTGCAGCTGAATATATCGATCAGGTCATTAATTTTGAAGGAGCTGAAACGGTAGCTGGTGTTATTCTTGAACCATTCATCTCTGGTGGCGGGGTCCTTATTCCTTCGGAAGAATACTTAACGAGGGTTTCGGAAATATGTAAGAAGCATGATGTTCTTTTAATTGTGGATGAAGTGGTTTCAGGTTTTGGAAGAACCGGAAAAATGTTTGGGTTCATGCACTCCGATGGCGTTCAACCGGATATTGTAACAATGGCAAAGGGTTTGACCAGCGGTTATCTTCCACTTGGAGCAACGGCAGTGAATTCGAGGATTTATGAGAAATTCAAAGAGAACGGAAATTTAAATCATTTCAGGCATGTGTCAACATATGGAGGCCACCCTGCATCTTGCGCAGTTGCCCTTAAGAACATTGAAATCTTGGAAAATGAAAAAATCGTTCAGCGAGTATCTGAACTTAGTGAGTCGACACTAAGTGAGCTATTTAAATTGACAGCCCTTGATAAAGTAGGGGAAGTTCGGGGAGTAGGGTTTTTATACGGCATTGAATTAGTGGAAGATAAAAAGGCAAAAACACCAGTTTCCGATGAGTTCATGGGTAAAATAATCGGGGCTTGCAAGGAAAAGGGTCTTATCATCGGCCGTAATGGTGATACAGTCCCTGGATATGGTAATGTACTGATCATTGCGCCGCCTTTATCTTCGACCGTTGAAGATTTACGCTTTGTCATAGAAACCGTAAAATCCGTTTTATATGAATTATGCTAA
- a CDS encoding PIG-L family deacetylase, translating to MQSQQRLLVVLAHPDDESFLCGGTIAKMSEQGVHITLLCATKGEMGRRMGNPILTTREALPGLRVKELKNACEELGISDLRFLNVRDKTIEFESFDLLAERIVKVIREVQPEALITFHEKYGGHPDHCAIGRAAGFAFLKSGDPDFYPDPVFPAFKVHNLYFVLWHAFYDAWLKENGQSSITEVDIAGTLQKKIRALRSHRSQTLAVPELWGNQNPSLPFLKESEYFIKGNSPTNIEETVFLND from the coding sequence ATGCAATCACAACAAAGATTATTGGTGGTTCTGGCACATCCCGATGATGAGTCATTCCTGTGTGGCGGAACCATTGCTAAAATGTCTGAGCAAGGTGTTCATATAACCTTACTATGCGCGACAAAAGGCGAAATGGGCAGGCGCATGGGAAATCCCATTCTTACAACAAGGGAGGCATTGCCTGGACTAAGGGTAAAGGAGTTAAAAAACGCTTGTGAAGAATTGGGGATCAGCGACCTGCGATTTTTAAACGTAAGGGATAAAACGATAGAATTTGAGAGCTTCGATTTATTGGCGGAGAGAATCGTAAAGGTGATTCGTGAAGTTCAGCCGGAGGCCCTAATAACATTCCATGAGAAATATGGGGGGCATCCAGACCATTGTGCGATTGGCCGAGCTGCCGGATTTGCTTTTCTAAAATCCGGTGATCCCGATTTTTATCCAGATCCAGTATTTCCAGCTTTTAAGGTTCATAATCTGTACTTTGTCCTTTGGCATGCTTTTTATGATGCATGGTTAAAGGAAAACGGGCAGAGCAGTATCACGGAAGTGGATATAGCAGGAACTTTACAGAAAAAGATTCGTGCCTTAAGGTCCCATCGCTCCCAGACACTAGCAGTTCCTGAATTGTGGGGGAATCAAAATCCAAGCTTGCCTTTTTTAAAGGAATCCGAGTATTTTATCAAAGGGAATTCACCTACTAATATAGAAGAAACTGTTTTTTTAAACGATTGA
- a CDS encoding YeiH family protein — protein MELEKYEPLEETPQAQQKPLQNKVTLWLSGIAFTFFIALLGLGLSKISGFNRIGPLACSIIIAVIYRQIAGYPEKFRMGIEFSAKKLLRFAIILYGLKLNIDVIFNQGLPLLVRDIGTVTFAIVVMVLIAKWFKADASISLLLAVGTGICGAAAIAAISPIVKAKEEDTAIGVGIIALMGTLFSIIYTLLRPILPLSALDYGIWSGISLHEIAHVALAGAPAGEDALAIALLAKLGRVFLLIPLCFIFMYWMKKRTSGKMGHDAKIEFPWFLVGFIIMSLIGSYVFGTYITVSPLVMDGISKTTTFILTMAMIGLGLNVSLQALRTKAMRPLLAMTITSLLLSIISYFIV, from the coding sequence ATGGAATTAGAAAAATATGAGCCACTGGAAGAAACACCTCAGGCGCAGCAAAAACCGCTTCAAAATAAGGTGACTTTGTGGCTGAGCGGTATCGCTTTCACCTTTTTTATTGCCCTCTTAGGCTTGGGGCTGTCCAAGATTTCAGGATTCAATCGAATCGGACCTCTTGCATGCTCGATCATCATTGCCGTGATTTATCGTCAAATTGCGGGATATCCAGAAAAGTTCCGGATGGGAATTGAATTTTCCGCAAAAAAACTTTTGCGTTTTGCCATTATTTTATACGGGTTGAAATTAAATATTGATGTGATTTTCAATCAAGGACTGCCATTGTTGGTACGTGACATAGGGACAGTAACATTTGCCATAGTCGTGATGGTCCTGATTGCTAAGTGGTTTAAGGCAGATGCTTCCATTTCCCTTCTTCTTGCTGTAGGAACCGGGATATGCGGAGCGGCAGCCATTGCGGCCATATCTCCAATCGTGAAAGCGAAGGAAGAGGATACAGCCATAGGCGTTGGGATAATCGCTTTAATGGGAACACTTTTCTCGATTATATATACACTTTTACGTCCGATCCTTCCGCTGTCTGCTTTGGATTATGGAATCTGGTCTGGGATCAGCCTTCATGAAATCGCCCATGTTGCATTGGCAGGAGCACCGGCTGGTGAAGATGCGCTAGCGATTGCACTTCTCGCAAAATTAGGCCGTGTCTTTTTACTTATCCCATTATGTTTCATTTTTATGTATTGGATGAAAAAACGCACATCCGGGAAAATGGGCCATGATGCCAAAATTGAATTTCCATGGTTCCTCGTTGGTTTTATAATCATGAGTCTAATAGGAAGTTATGTGTTTGGAACTTATATTACGGTGTCACCCCTTGTAATGGATGGCATTTCGAAAACGACTACATTTATATTGACAATGGCCATGATCGGTCTTGGACTGAATGTAAGCCTGCAGGCACTGCGGACAAAAGCCATGCGTCCTCTTTTAGCCATGACCATTACCTCTTTGCTGCTTTCCATCATCTCGTACTTTATCGTTTAA
- a CDS encoding GntR family transcriptional regulator: protein MELDFKNPIPLHAQLKSILENQILEGYYKDKIPSERELMDMYSVSRSTVREAVSILVREGILEKRHGKGTFVSLKPVQEWLKMISFTETTKSMGIKLLDHGRVMTPENIADANGFEDESYHIKRLRLQGDVPIAIELHYYSLDLGKKLTKFDLSTTVLYDALEGDLNIDFCEAEQIITCGFPTKEDAEHLGIDETMCLLITERMIFDSDGNLVEYYKGLFRSDMYSFAMKMSRKN, encoded by the coding sequence ATGGAGTTAGACTTTAAAAATCCAATCCCTTTACATGCTCAATTGAAAAGCATATTGGAAAATCAGATTTTGGAAGGTTATTATAAAGACAAAATCCCTAGTGAAAGGGAACTCATGGATATGTATTCTGTCAGCAGGAGTACTGTACGGGAAGCCGTATCCATCCTGGTTCGTGAGGGAATATTGGAAAAGAGGCATGGAAAGGGAACGTTCGTTTCCCTTAAACCTGTACAAGAATGGCTAAAGATGATAAGTTTCACTGAAACCACTAAAAGCATGGGAATTAAATTACTAGATCATGGCCGAGTAATGACACCTGAAAATATTGCTGATGCAAATGGGTTCGAAGATGAATCTTACCATATTAAAAGGCTGCGGTTACAGGGAGATGTCCCCATAGCCATTGAATTGCATTATTATTCTTTGGACCTAGGAAAAAAATTGACAAAATTTGATTTAAGTACAACCGTATTGTATGATGCACTCGAAGGTGATCTAAACATTGACTTTTGTGAGGCGGAACAAATCATAACCTGCGGCTTTCCAACAAAAGAAGATGCAGAACATTTAGGTATAGACGAAACGATGTGCTTGCTGATTACAGAACGAATGATTTTTGATTCTGATGGTAATTTAGTAGAGTATTACAAAGGATTATTCCGATCTGATATGTACTCATTCGCTATGAAAATGTCCCGGAAGAATTGA
- a CDS encoding divergent PAP2 family protein — protein MEKMNRGILTALSGIGIAQGLKILTHYKLTGKWDLKQAFTTGGMPSSHSAGVAALASYVAANKGWMHTETALATVFGVIVMYDAQGIRRHTGEIAKLVNDLEDNMAKFSGEFPSFEFVEREKELNELLGHQPVEVGAGALLGVVLGLISAKLEDGKPSKTKRLKTLNKPEYSRS, from the coding sequence ATGGAAAAGATGAATCGGGGAATTTTAACGGCGCTGTCGGGAATCGGCATTGCGCAAGGGCTGAAAATTTTAACGCATTATAAGCTGACGGGAAAGTGGGACTTAAAGCAGGCTTTCACAACGGGTGGCATGCCTAGTTCGCACTCTGCGGGGGTGGCCGCACTGGCATCCTATGTGGCAGCGAATAAAGGCTGGATGCATACTGAAACAGCGCTTGCGACAGTGTTTGGCGTGATTGTGATGTATGATGCTCAGGGGATTCGGCGCCATACAGGCGAAATCGCTAAGCTTGTGAATGACCTTGAAGATAATATGGCGAAATTTTCGGGAGAGTTTCCTAGCTTTGAGTTTGTGGAGCGTGAGAAGGAACTGAATGAACTGCTCGGACATCAGCCTGTGGAAGTGGGAGCAGGTGCGTTGCTTGGAGTGGTACTTGGGCTTATCTCGGCTAAATTGGAGGATGGCAAGCCTTCCAAAACCAAACGGCTGAAAACGTTGAACAAGCCAGAATATTCCAGATCTTGA